One part of the Ruegeria sp. SCSIO 43209 genome encodes these proteins:
- a CDS encoding FAD-dependent oxidoreductase, with protein sequence MQSHAKVVVVGGGCVGASILYGLTEHGCSDAVMLERTTLTSGSTWHAAGLLVTFVRSHNVSKMTMETIRIYTEVEEKMGSSVGLRKVGQLRVANTEKRWDEFQSYISIAEAAGVPCQLLTPEEIAEIHPLLNQSSDIRGGILHTEDGYVNPADITMALAKLARDAGAKVYQNTEAQAYEKLDNGHWKVTTNQGEITCEHLIFATGNYARENARRVGLDLPCIPIVHQYWTTETVPLLKERRAQGLPEFPILRDEDYGAYLREDVGGIQFGPYEFTKDLKLFAEDRVPPEFGADLLPEDFDAVETQWERAIERVPTLGEVGIKANTRGPFQMTPDELPLAGPAPGHENLWLAEGMPGGILWGGTVGNRLAKWIVDGDPGMDMSELDPRRFSDYASKRWTMDKVRETWGTHMDAHVPGEDFPDARPMKTMGSYDLLTAQGAVWTSFNGYEFPRWFAKSPEEAIPEHSFRRTNHMERVQEEVRTTREEAGFIEMSPMTKFTVRGPGAAKWLDSLMANKLPKVGRMTLSLMLNDKGGMDAEYTIVRYADDDFYLISTPNWRAYNWDQLQRVLPGDGSVVIEDISEQLGVIALAGPKARDILQPLTDNDLSNEAFPWLSAQMGEVGYAKGVHLLRVSYTGELGWELHHPVGYNRHLVDLLLKSGVKPFGLEALESMRLEKSYRAINREICKDLTPYEADLGRFVAMTEKIGGQVAERDFIGKAALQQQQEQGGYNTLVTLKLPFCDTSVMFDEGVYADGKLIGRVTSGGFSYYCNHDIAMALVPHEMTAPGTKMQVLIHNEMREAEVIDTCAVDPTSARARA encoded by the coding sequence ATGCAGTCACATGCAAAAGTCGTGGTTGTCGGTGGCGGATGCGTCGGGGCGTCAATTCTATATGGGCTGACCGAACATGGATGCTCTGATGCCGTTATGCTGGAACGCACCACACTGACCTCGGGTTCGACGTGGCATGCGGCTGGTTTGCTAGTAACCTTTGTGCGGTCGCACAACGTGTCGAAGATGACGATGGAAACCATCCGCATCTACACCGAGGTGGAAGAGAAGATGGGCAGTTCGGTCGGGCTGCGTAAGGTAGGACAACTGCGGGTCGCCAATACCGAAAAGCGCTGGGATGAGTTCCAGTCCTATATCTCGATTGCCGAAGCTGCAGGCGTGCCCTGCCAACTGCTGACGCCGGAGGAGATTGCCGAGATTCATCCCTTGCTGAATCAAAGTTCAGATATTCGGGGTGGTATTCTGCACACGGAAGACGGTTATGTGAATCCCGCCGACATTACCATGGCATTGGCCAAGCTCGCGCGGGATGCCGGCGCCAAGGTATACCAGAACACCGAAGCGCAGGCTTATGAGAAGCTGGACAATGGCCACTGGAAAGTGACCACCAATCAGGGTGAGATCACCTGCGAGCATCTGATCTTTGCCACCGGCAACTACGCCCGCGAAAATGCGCGCCGCGTGGGGCTGGACCTGCCATGTATCCCGATCGTTCACCAGTATTGGACGACCGAGACGGTGCCGCTGTTGAAAGAGCGCCGGGCGCAAGGCTTGCCCGAATTCCCAATCCTGCGGGATGAGGACTACGGCGCTTATCTGCGCGAAGATGTGGGCGGGATCCAGTTCGGGCCGTATGAATTCACCAAAGACCTCAAACTGTTTGCCGAGGATCGTGTCCCGCCCGAGTTCGGAGCCGATCTGTTGCCCGAGGATTTTGATGCCGTGGAAACCCAATGGGAACGCGCCATCGAACGGGTGCCAACCTTGGGTGAGGTTGGGATCAAGGCCAACACCCGTGGCCCGTTCCAGATGACCCCGGACGAGCTGCCTCTGGCCGGACCCGCACCGGGGCATGAGAACCTTTGGCTGGCCGAAGGCATGCCAGGTGGCATCCTCTGGGGCGGCACCGTTGGTAACCGTTTGGCCAAATGGATCGTCGATGGCGATCCGGGCATGGATATGTCGGAGCTCGACCCGCGTCGATTCTCGGACTACGCCTCAAAACGTTGGACCATGGATAAGGTGCGCGAGACATGGGGCACCCATATGGATGCGCATGTTCCGGGTGAGGACTTCCCGGATGCGCGCCCGATGAAGACCATGGGGTCATATGATCTTTTGACTGCTCAGGGCGCGGTTTGGACCAGCTTTAACGGCTACGAATTTCCTCGCTGGTTTGCCAAATCGCCCGAAGAGGCGATCCCCGAACACAGTTTCCGCCGCACCAACCATATGGAGCGTGTTCAGGAAGAGGTGCGCACCACCCGTGAAGAGGCTGGCTTCATCGAAATGTCGCCGATGACCAAGTTCACAGTGCGCGGGCCGGGTGCCGCCAAATGGCTGGATAGCCTGATGGCCAACAAGCTGCCCAAGGTGGGCCGCATGACCTTGTCGCTGATGTTGAACGATAAGGGCGGCATGGATGCGGAGTACACAATCGTGCGCTATGCCGACGACGATTTCTACCTGATATCGACGCCGAACTGGCGAGCCTACAATTGGGATCAGTTACAGCGCGTGCTGCCAGGTGATGGCTCGGTGGTGATCGAGGATATCTCAGAACAGCTGGGCGTGATCGCACTGGCCGGGCCCAAGGCACGGGACATCCTGCAACCATTGACCGATAATGATTTGTCGAACGAAGCATTCCCATGGCTGTCGGCACAGATGGGCGAGGTGGGCTATGCCAAAGGTGTGCACTTGTTGCGCGTCTCCTACACCGGTGAGTTGGGATGGGAACTGCACCACCCGGTCGGGTACAATCGCCACCTCGTTGATTTGCTGCTGAAATCGGGTGTGAAACCTTTCGGGCTTGAAGCGTTGGAGTCGATGCGGCTTGAGAAATCCTATCGCGCAATCAACCGCGAAATCTGCAAGGACCTGACCCCATATGAGGCCGATTTGGGCCGTTTCGTTGCAATGACCGAGAAGATCGGCGGGCAGGTGGCCGAACGTGATTTCATCGGCAAAGCCGCGTTGCAACAGCAGCAGGAGCAGGGTGGATACAACACACTGGTCACACTGAAGCTGCCGTTCTGCGACACCTCGGTGATGTTTGACGAAGGCGTCTATGCCGATGGCAAGCTGATCGGACG